The following coding sequences lie in one Prochlorococcus marinus XMU1412 genomic window:
- a CDS encoding methionyl-tRNA formyltransferase, producing MSFKIGYFADGTWAHNTFDLLIADKEIEISFLVNRVKSKDLILEKKAKSKNIPILNTKNVNETVFINKLKEFNTDLFVSMSFDQMIKKQVFEIPNKGTINCHVGKLPFYRGRHGISWMLINDEKEFGISVHYIDDGIDTGDLINQEVFPITDVDTYKSILERSYKECPRILYKSIKQIQKDIAFRSPQNLINNHGLYCTARKDGDEIIDWNQSSRDIFNFIRSISPPGPVATTFIGDKIVKITKSEFIENAPIYKGIPGAVLVSNPDFLLIKTKDSYLKITEWTSSIKLSVSSRLN from the coding sequence ATGTCTTTTAAAATAGGTTATTTTGCTGATGGCACCTGGGCTCATAATACATTTGACTTATTAATAGCTGATAAAGAAATAGAGATTTCCTTTTTAGTAAATAGGGTTAAAAGTAAAGATCTTATTTTGGAAAAAAAGGCTAAATCTAAAAATATCCCAATTCTTAATACAAAAAATGTAAATGAAACAGTTTTTATAAACAAATTAAAAGAATTTAATACAGATCTTTTCGTTTCGATGTCATTTGATCAAATGATTAAGAAGCAAGTTTTTGAAATTCCAAATAAAGGGACAATAAATTGCCATGTTGGTAAATTACCCTTTTATAGAGGAAGGCATGGTATTTCATGGATGTTAATAAATGATGAGAAGGAATTTGGAATTTCAGTACATTATATTGATGATGGCATTGATACAGGAGATTTGATAAATCAAGAAGTTTTCCCCATTACAGATGTTGATACTTACAAAAGTATTTTAGAGAGATCGTATAAAGAATGTCCTCGCATTCTTTATAAATCTATAAAACAAATTCAAAAAGACATTGCATTTAGATCTCCTCAAAATTTAATAAATAATCATGGTTTGTACTGCACTGCAAGAAAAGATGGCGACGAAATAATTGATTGGAATCAAAGTTCAAGAGATATTTTTAATTTTATTAGATCTATTTCACCACCAGGACCTGTGGCAACAACTTTTATTGGAGACAAGATAGTTAAGATAACAAAGTCTGAATTTATTGAAAATGCTCCAATATATAAAGGTATCCCAGGAGCTGTTCTGGTAAGTAATCCCGATTTCCTTCTTATAAAGACAAAAGATAGTTATCTTAAAATTACAGAATGGACTTCAAGTATTAAGTTATCTGTTAGTTCAAGATTAAATTAA
- a CDS encoding DegT/DnrJ/EryC1/StrS family aminotransferase, with amino-acid sequence MKLNFLKENPILNILDLPPTYDIDKYGRPIVRMRDLSENDQSIRNEYHAALEEVLNHGMLIKGPEVKETENLLKELTGKEYNVLVSCASSGLLLSLQAIGIEEGDEVITTPLSWLMTSSVIKQLGAKPVFVDVCSDYNINIDLIEDNITSKTKAILPVHYYGKVLDSPRIKSICDKHNLYLIEDVAQAAGGKINGSMAGEKADISVYSFGPMKNLHALGDLGCVSTDESEIANNIKYLSECGVKNNEICIHPNLKHYPDAIQASFLRVILKRWNHLINKRINFANQYSKNLSNIQEIKLPTYLNLGSHTFFDYTINTPSKSFRDKLIQYLFENKIEAKVRHPLSICEQPFINTDKNCKCTKARELVQTSLCLPMHYNLTSHDIIKVSNIIKKFIDI; translated from the coding sequence ATGAAATTAAACTTTTTAAAAGAAAATCCCATCCTAAATATCTTAGACCTCCCTCCAACTTACGATATAGATAAGTATGGGAGACCTATTGTTAGAATGAGAGACTTATCTGAAAATGATCAATCAATTAGGAACGAATATCATGCAGCATTAGAGGAAGTATTGAATCATGGCATGTTAATAAAAGGTCCTGAGGTTAAAGAAACTGAAAATTTACTAAAAGAACTAACAGGTAAGGAATATAATGTTCTAGTTTCTTGTGCATCTTCAGGATTACTATTATCACTGCAAGCTATTGGAATAGAAGAAGGAGATGAGGTCATAACTACCCCACTATCATGGCTTATGACTTCATCGGTAATAAAACAGTTAGGAGCAAAGCCAGTTTTTGTTGATGTTTGCAGTGATTACAATATCAATATTGATCTCATTGAAGATAATATAACATCAAAAACAAAAGCTATACTGCCCGTTCACTACTATGGGAAAGTTCTAGATTCTCCTCGCATTAAATCAATTTGTGATAAACATAATCTATATCTTATCGAAGATGTTGCACAAGCAGCAGGTGGCAAAATAAATGGATCCATGGCAGGAGAAAAAGCAGACATAAGTGTTTATAGTTTTGGCCCTATGAAAAATCTACATGCTCTTGGAGATCTTGGATGTGTATCGACTGACGAATCAGAAATTGCCAATAACATTAAATACTTATCTGAATGTGGCGTGAAGAACAATGAAATTTGTATACATCCTAATCTGAAACATTATCCAGATGCCATACAAGCCTCCTTTTTAAGGGTCATTTTAAAACGTTGGAATCATCTTATTAATAAAAGAATCAATTTTGCTAATCAATATTCAAAAAATTTATCTAATATACAAGAAATTAAATTACCTACTTATTTAAATCTTGGTTCACACACTTTTTTTGACTATACAATTAATACTCCATCAAAGTCGTTTAGGGATAAGTTAATTCAGTATCTTTTCGAAAATAAAATTGAAGCAAAAGTAAGACATCCACTTTCCATTTGTGAACAACCTTTTATTAATACAGACAAAAATTGTAAATGTACTAAGGCAAGAGAATTAGTTCAAACTTCTTTATGTCTGCCAATGCACTACAATCTCACAAGTCATGATATTATTAAAGTCTCAAATATTATTAAAAAATTTATCGACATATAA
- a CDS encoding GNAT family N-acetyltransferase, translating to MQLDNIYFVENQKLTKSQINKLCEIVKKSHNQNFLYPSFEYIIYSKTIKFCCVFNNNKIVSFAIYMFRKWKKTNLTLKTLSIGYITTLPEFRGRGYATFLLSNVENLAKSKKIDFIYLQGIQDFYGKYGFKGFAPKSKFIFYKKDFISPEGQIVDLQNSNKNLIKKLHYNFFRNKEIYIKRDNEIWEDFFSHLKNTYLFYKPKIVLDKTLKPIIYFCTTPNEETTIREFIPCNSIRKVEKGLSLIFKEFGKIEKIEIFSDKSGIINELALTKGADFFQYIRPNGSNMIKIINKNINLKDLEYSFIFQGDNS from the coding sequence ATGCAACTTGATAATATTTACTTTGTTGAAAATCAAAAATTAACTAAATCACAGATAAATAAGTTATGTGAAATTGTCAAAAAAAGCCATAATCAAAATTTTCTCTATCCATCATTTGAGTATATTATTTATTCAAAAACTATAAAATTTTGTTGTGTATTTAATAATAATAAAATCGTAAGCTTTGCAATATACATGTTCCGAAAATGGAAAAAAACAAATTTAACTTTAAAAACATTATCAATAGGATATATAACTACACTCCCTGAATTCAGAGGTAGAGGTTATGCTACTTTTTTATTATCTAATGTCGAAAATTTGGCAAAATCAAAGAAAATAGACTTTATATATTTGCAAGGTATTCAGGATTTTTATGGGAAATATGGATTCAAGGGTTTTGCACCAAAAAGTAAATTTATTTTCTACAAAAAAGATTTTATCTCTCCTGAAGGACAAATCGTAGATTTACAGAATTCAAATAAAAATTTAATTAAGAAATTACACTATAATTTTTTTAGAAATAAAGAAATTTACATAAAAAGAGATAACGAAATATGGGAAGATTTTTTTTCACATTTAAAAAATACATATTTGTTTTATAAACCAAAAATAGTCCTTGATAAAACTTTAAAACCTATTATTTATTTCTGTACTACTCCTAATGAAGAAACTACAATTAGAGAATTTATACCTTGTAATTCTATTAGAAAAGTAGAAAAAGGATTATCTTTAATTTTCAAAGAATTTGGAAAAATAGAAAAAATTGAGATTTTTTCTGATAAAAGTGGAATAATTAATGAATTAGCTCTAACAAAAGGTGCAGATTTTTTTCAATATATAAGGCCAAATGGATCTAATATGATAAAGATAATTAATAAAAATATAAATTTAAAGGACCTTGAATATAGTTTTATTTTTCAAGGAGACAATTCCTGA
- a CDS encoding DegT/DnrJ/EryC1/StrS family aminotransferase: protein METFNWKPWPTFNEKHQLAVKEVIESNQLFAADKVKDFEKAYSKFVSSKYAIGVGNATQGLQLSLHALGIGYGDEVIVTPYSWISSATCVLMQGAVPIFVDIESDSFGLSPKAIKKAITNRTKAVILVHMFGYPAKIEDILNICSDNSIHLIEDASHCHGAKFNKKSIGTFGDLGIFSLHQRKALPVGDGGIICTNNASIYQDIWKLRSFGHDKLSFNYRMTEFAAALGLVGLELLDHDNEKRIENHKLLASKLDKKFFKVLEPSEGSFAVFYSNLIEICLSYERQEELLKAASDINLPLKRTWQPLHQHPNFKRENMNNNYAPWDNHYIDFIEPADLKLPISEKYQKEKIFELDCHPLIEEEEVSKAALFLNDFVTKLS from the coding sequence ATGGAAACTTTTAATTGGAAGCCGTGGCCAACTTTTAATGAGAAACATCAACTTGCCGTTAAAGAAGTAATAGAATCAAATCAATTATTTGCTGCAGATAAAGTAAAAGATTTTGAAAAAGCTTATTCAAAATTTGTATCTTCTAAATATGCAATAGGTGTGGGCAATGCTACTCAAGGTTTGCAATTATCGCTGCATGCTCTAGGGATAGGATATGGCGATGAAGTTATTGTCACTCCATATTCATGGATCTCTTCTGCTACTTGCGTTTTAATGCAAGGTGCCGTACCTATCTTTGTTGATATTGAATCTGATAGTTTTGGTTTGTCTCCTAAAGCTATTAAAAAGGCTATAACAAATAGAACTAAGGCAGTTATATTAGTTCATATGTTTGGATATCCCGCAAAGATAGAAGATATTTTAAATATTTGTTCTGATAATTCTATTCATCTAATAGAAGATGCTAGCCATTGTCATGGGGCAAAGTTTAACAAAAAGTCGATTGGAACATTTGGAGATTTAGGAATTTTTAGCTTACATCAAAGGAAAGCATTACCTGTAGGGGATGGGGGGATTATATGTACAAATAATGCCAGTATTTACCAAGATATCTGGAAATTAAGATCTTTTGGTCATGACAAGTTAAGTTTTAATTATCGGATGACTGAATTTGCCGCTGCTTTAGGATTAGTTGGCCTTGAATTACTTGATCATGATAATGAAAAGAGAATTGAAAATCATAAATTACTTGCTTCTAAACTAGATAAGAAATTCTTTAAGGTATTGGAACCCTCTGAGGGGTCATTTGCAGTTTTTTATTCAAATTTGATTGAAATTTGCTTATCATATGAACGACAAGAAGAATTGTTGAAAGCAGCATCCGATATCAACTTGCCTTTAAAGCGTACATGGCAACCTTTACACCAACATCCAAACTTTAAACGCGAAAATATGAATAATAATTATGCACCATGGGATAATCATTACATAGACTTTATAGAACCGGCTGATTTGAAGTTGCCAATTTCAGAAAAATATCAGAAAGAAAAAATATTTGAGTTGGATTGTCATCCGCTAATTGAAGAAGAGGAAGTTTCTAAAGCAGCATTATTTTTAAATGATTTTGTTACCAAATTATCTTAA
- a CDS encoding class I SAM-dependent methyltransferase, with the protein MDFLEKSNLESTKIYHRSIEGVKEFENKVLGPNTSRIFYEDPKLLLFTLSRYKFVAKQFAGYDSILEIGCQEGFGAPIVSQEIKRYVGFDFYKPHVDFAKSNLESSDSKYNFYHRDILLNSEEPEQFDCAFALDVLEHITENDENDFFINIKKHLVDSQGPLILGMPSLESQTYASERSKLGHVNCKKKDNFKLTCKRFYKDVFMFSMNDEVLHTGYSPMSQYLFAICSGPK; encoded by the coding sequence ATGGACTTTTTAGAAAAGTCTAATCTCGAATCAACAAAAATATATCATAGAAGTATTGAAGGTGTTAAAGAATTTGAGAATAAAGTTCTTGGTCCCAATACATCTAGAATATTTTATGAAGATCCAAAATTACTCTTATTTACTCTCTCTAGATATAAATTTGTAGCAAAACAGTTTGCAGGATATGATTCAATTTTAGAAATAGGTTGCCAAGAAGGTTTTGGAGCTCCAATAGTTAGTCAAGAAATTAAAAGATATGTAGGGTTTGATTTTTATAAACCTCATGTTGATTTTGCAAAAAGTAATTTAGAAAGTAGCGATTCAAAATATAATTTTTACCATAGGGACATTTTATTAAACTCAGAAGAGCCTGAACAATTCGATTGCGCATTTGCTTTAGATGTACTTGAACATATAACTGAAAATGATGAAAATGATTTTTTTATAAACATAAAAAAACATTTAGTTGATTCACAAGGACCACTTATTTTAGGAATGCCTTCATTAGAATCTCAGACTTATGCTTCAGAAAGATCAAAATTAGGACATGTAAATTGCAAGAAAAAGGATAATTTTAAATTAACTTGTAAAAGATTTTACAAAGATGTTTTTATGTTCTCCATGAATGATGAGGTTTTACATACTGGCTATAGTCCTATGAGCCAATATCTTTTCGCAATATGTTCAGGTCCAAAGTAA
- a CDS encoding SLBB domain-containing protein — protein MANKRSRSSLNIYTSFLLILQFFVIFQLPTKSEEEKFLRNNNSEVISGLNNDISSEDYFERDFYLIGPGDTLKLNLFDAKEFSGELKVMSDGSAQFPLIGSQYLNNLTIEQASKLVENKYKEELLRPELHLSVLKARPIRVSVVGEIVKPGVYSLIGSKNNSLIEGSRNINEGLPTIIDALQKAGGITPKANLKKVSLLRRLPGEDKRYKKAEINLLDIVLEGDQEQNVFLFDGDIIKVDMASEINKDIKKISQTNLSPMIMVNVVGQVNVPGQTRVRANTPLVQAIYMAGGPVDWKANTGRVELVRVNDNGTATRRKFKIKLDENVSSELNPPLMNEDIIYVRSNNINRITQGIGTFTEPFADIITTYSLFRILNGDV, from the coding sequence GTGGCTAATAAAAGGAGTAGAAGTTCATTAAATATTTATACATCATTTCTTCTAATTCTTCAATTTTTTGTGATTTTTCAATTGCCAACTAAATCAGAGGAAGAGAAATTTTTGAGAAATAATAATTCCGAAGTTATTTCAGGATTAAATAATGATATCTCTAGTGAAGATTATTTCGAGAGAGATTTTTATCTAATTGGTCCTGGGGATACTCTTAAGTTAAACTTATTTGATGCTAAAGAATTTTCTGGTGAATTAAAAGTAATGAGTGATGGATCAGCTCAATTTCCTTTAATAGGTTCACAATATTTAAATAACCTTACGATTGAACAAGCATCAAAATTAGTAGAAAACAAATATAAAGAAGAACTACTAAGACCTGAATTACATTTAAGCGTCTTAAAGGCTAGACCAATTAGAGTATCGGTAGTTGGTGAGATAGTTAAACCAGGTGTATATTCTTTAATTGGTTCTAAAAATAATTCTCTGATTGAAGGTAGTAGAAACATTAATGAAGGCTTACCAACTATTATTGATGCTCTGCAAAAAGCAGGAGGTATAACTCCTAAAGCGAATCTAAAAAAAGTTTCATTACTCAGAAGATTGCCTGGGGAAGATAAACGTTATAAGAAAGCAGAAATTAACTTATTAGATATTGTTCTCGAAGGTGATCAAGAGCAAAACGTTTTTTTATTTGATGGAGACATTATTAAAGTAGATATGGCTAGTGAGATAAATAAAGATATAAAAAAAATATCCCAAACAAATTTATCTCCCATGATTATGGTAAATGTTGTAGGCCAAGTAAATGTTCCTGGTCAAACTAGAGTTAGAGCAAATACTCCTTTAGTTCAAGCTATTTATATGGCTGGGGGGCCTGTAGATTGGAAGGCAAATACTGGGAGAGTTGAGTTAGTTAGAGTAAATGATAATGGTACTGCTACTAGAAGAAAATTTAAAATTAAGCTTGATGAAAATGTTTCTTCTGAATTAAATCCTCCACTAATGAATGAGGATATTATTTATGTAAGGTCTAATAATATTAATCGAATCACTCAAGGAATAGGAACATTTACTGAACCTTTTGCAGATATCATAACTACATATAGTCTTTTTAGAATTCTTAATGGAGATGTTTAA